The genomic region TATAGCGATGCGTTGATGTAGTTGGCCGGATTGACCATCTGCAGTGTGTAGCCGTCGGGCTCGGCATTGATGACCGATTCGGTGGCGATGTTGTTCCCGGCGCCGGGCTTGTTCTCGACCACGAATTGCTGGCCGAGCTTTTCCGACAGCCGCTGGCCGATCAGCCGCGCCAGGATGTCGGTGGCGCCGCCCGGCGGATAGCCGACCACCCATTTCACCGGACGGGCCGGATAATCGGCTGCAAGGGCCTTCGACAGCGGGGTGGCTGCAAGCGGACTGGCGGCGAGCAGGCCCAGCGCGGTACGGCGAGTGATCATCTCAAGGGTTCTCCCAGTGTTGTTCTTGCAAGCCGGATAGCTTGAAAGCGGCGTCGATGCGGTTGTAACAAAGCTTGCGAAGTGCGGAAAGTGCGCGGGACACTTCACGACGAAAGGATGAGACATGCCGGTCAAGGTTCATGCCCTGGATCATCTCGTGATCAATGTCCGCGACGTCGCGGCAAGTGCTGCGTGGTACGGCAAGATTCTCGGCATGGATGTCAAGGTGTTCGATCCCGGCGGCGGCAAAGCGCCGCGGACTTTCCTTGAATTCGGTAACCAGAGGATCAACGTCCGGCAACGCGATGCCGACAAGGTGGAGTGGTTCACCGCGAACCATCCGACTACGGGCAGCGAAGACCTGTGCTTTCTCACCTCCGCCACGCCGGACGAGGTGGTGGCGCATTTGCGGGCACATGGCGTCGCGATCGAGGAAGGCCCGGGCCCGAGGCAAGGTGCCCGCGGCACGCTGCGCTCGGTCTATTGCCGGGATCCCGATGGCAGCCTGATCGAGATCTCGTCGTACAAGGATTGAGGCGCGCTCTCGCGGCCATTCGGTCGCCATGCCCGGGCTTGTCCCGCCGCCATCAACGAGCCGACCGCCTTCGGTGTCAAGATGGTCGGCTGGTGGGGCATGACCGAGACCATCACCCACGACATCGTCGGCGAGGTCGATCAGCCCAACATCCCGATGTCGATCGGCCGCGCCGCGCCCGAATATCAGATCCGCATCACCGACGACGACGGCCGGCCGACGGAGGTCGGCGACACCGGCAATCTCGCGATCAAGGGCATTCCGGGCCTGGCGCCGTTCGCCGAGTACCTGCACAACGAGACGGCGACGCGCGAGAGCTTTGACGAGCACGGCTTCTTCCTTACCGGCGATCGCGTCGAGCGGCTTCAGAACGGTTTCATCAAGTTCGGCGACCGCGCCAAGGACATGCTGAAGGTGGGCGGCGAGAACGTTGCGGCCCCCGAGATCGAGCAGGTGATCGCCGTCGTGCCGGGCGTGCGCGAGGCTGCGGTGGTGGCGAAGGAGCATCCGATGCTGGACGAGGTGCCGGTGATCTTCATCATCCCGCCGGGCGGCGTCGCGGGCGCTGCGCCCGACCTGCAGGATCGCGTGATGGAAGCCTGCCGCAAGGGCCTTGCCGATTTCAAGCTGCCGCGCGAGATCAGGCTCGTCGACGACACGCCGCGCTCGACGCTGGAGAAGCTGGCGAAGGCGGAGCTGCGGAAGATGGTGGGGGGACTTCACCCTCCCCTGGAGGCGGAGGGTCGATCGCGCGCAGCGCGAGCGGGGTGGGGTGACAGTCCCTCCTTAGAGGCGGTGCCCATGTGGAGAGATCACCCCACCCCGCTTCGCATTTCGCTTTGCTCCATGCGAAGCGACCCTCCCCCTCCAGGGGAGGGTAAGCAGCCCGCGCGCCTCAGCAATTGCAACGTCTCGCCTAGAACGACCCCAGCGCGACCGGGCGGAACGCCTGCAGCAGCTGCTGGTCGAGCTTGCCGCCCATGCCTTCCATCATCGTGAAGGCGCGGGAATGGGTGAAGGGCATGCGGTAGGCGCGCTTCTCGACGAGCGCGGCGTAGATGTCGACGATCGTCGTCAGGCGCACGATGTCGCTGATCTGGTTCGACGACAGGCCGTTCGGATAGCCGGAGCCGTCGAGAAATTCGTGGTGATGCAGCACCACGTCCAGCATCTCCGGCGGGAAGCCGCCTTGGGCGGCGAGCGCGTCGTAGCCGCGGCGCGGATGCTGGCGGACCTCGGCCATCTCCTCGTCGGTAAGCTTGCCGGGCTTGTCGAGCAGCCAGGCCGGAACGAAGGCCTTGCCGACGTCGTGCAGCAGCGCGGCGCGGGTCAGGCGGCGCTGGTCGTCCTCGCGCATGCCGAGATGCTGCGCGAAGGCGACGGCGAAGCCGGTGACGAACAGGCAATGGCGATAGCTGCCGACATGGTGACAGCCGACCGTGGTGAGCCATTCGCGCAGCGAGGAATGCTTGATCGCCTTCAGGATCTTGCTCTCGGCGGCGATGACGTCGTCGAAGGTCAGAGGCACGCCGAGCGGCAGCTTCTCGAACATCTTGGTCAAGACCGCATGCGCCGCCTCGACACCGCGGTTGAGCGTCTTGCCGCGATCGGTGGCGTCATAGGCGGCGGTGTCCGGGAAGGCGCCGCGGATGCGCTGCAGGATGGCCTCCGCCTGGAGCGGCCGCGAGATGGTGTCGGTGGCCCCGAGCGCCCAGGCCTGCATGGTGCCGTGATGCAGGGCGTCCG from Bradyrhizobium sp. CB1015 harbors:
- a CDS encoding VOC family protein, which codes for MPVKVHALDHLVINVRDVAASAAWYGKILGMDVKVFDPGGGKAPRTFLEFGNQRINVRQRDADKVEWFTANHPTTGSEDLCFLTSATPDEVVAHLRAHGVAIEEGPGPRQGARGTLRSVYCRDPDGSLIEISSYKD
- a CDS encoding HD-GYP domain-containing protein, with the translated sequence MNASAKPATKRRLLLASDRSDGSSELASILKAVGDVSTVKTEELPAQPSRDLSGLVVDINLRSPESVQRVRNKLRGDAYRSMPRLFVLADALHHGTMQAWALGATDTISRPLQAEAILQRIRGAFPDTAAYDATDRGKTLNRGVEAAHAVLTKMFEKLPLGVPLTFDDVIAAESKILKAIKHSSLREWLTTVGCHHVGSYRHCLFVTGFAVAFAQHLGMREDDQRRLTRAALLHDVGKAFVPAWLLDKPGKLTDEEMAEVRQHPRRGYDALAAQGGFPPEMLDVVLHHHEFLDGSGYPNGLSSNQISDIVRLTTIVDIYAALVEKRAYRMPFTHSRAFTMMEGMGGKLDQQLLQAFRPVALGSF